A single genomic interval of Spirosoma taeanense harbors:
- a CDS encoding DinB family protein has product MKKSEIPVMPEFFDRYINLAEDLNVVDALNQTASFDQLMPAETLEALGDLRYAPGKWTVRDILQHIIDNERIMTYRALRFARNDQTTLPGYDEELLGANAQATRRTLADLYAEYALVRQSSIALFKSFDREMLLRSGTCYNRTISVLALGFVLVGHPIHHVNIIRERYLPLLS; this is encoded by the coding sequence ATGAAGAAGTCGGAAATCCCTGTAATGCCGGAGTTCTTTGACCGATACATTAATCTGGCCGAAGACCTGAATGTCGTTGATGCGCTCAACCAGACCGCTTCATTTGACCAGTTAATGCCCGCTGAAACACTGGAGGCTCTGGGCGATCTCCGTTACGCCCCCGGCAAGTGGACAGTTAGGGACATTCTACAGCACATCATTGATAATGAGCGAATCATGACCTACCGGGCCTTACGTTTCGCCCGCAACGACCAAACCACCCTGCCCGGTTATGACGAAGAACTGCTGGGTGCGAACGCTCAGGCCACCCGGCGAACTCTCGCGGATCTATACGCAGAGTACGCCCTTGTCAGGCAGTCGAGCATCGCCTTATTCAAAAGCTTTGACCGGGAAATGCTGCTACGCAGCGGCACCTGTTACAACCGGACAATTTCCGTCCTGGCGCTCGGCTTTGTGCTGGTTGGGCATCCTATTCATCACGTCAACATCATTCGGGAGCGGTATCTACCCCTGTTATCTTAA
- a CDS encoding S46 family peptidase: MSIKIIRPAILTGLLAASLSGPMLAQSTQLSLTFNPDTVKAGPFDMGKMWTFDNPPKAYFQKTYQFTPDDKWFDEARLASLRFADYCSASFVSANGLVMTNHHCARESGTAVARKGEDLYANGFFARTLADERKVDGLFVDQLIKLEDITKRVQDAMNRAGSEANQLEARESEFSAIKQDYSAKTGWQGLELQTITFYNGGRYALYGFKRYTDVRLVFMPELQLGFFGGDYDNFTYPRYALDCSFFRVYDNGKPLQTTHYFKFNTSEVRSGEPVFVIGNPGKTERLKTVAELEFDRDLQIPTTIQLLRNRADALRAYNATAKNDSVLNEILSLENSLKAYDGQLAGLRDPYLMARKAAFERQFRASAATSKLPAEQLRTWDELAANIGQLRNLFRDASYLAPGERTVGELLTFANVLMQYSELAVSRPQDAERARSLLITPNLANSTLEESFLAAHLAEAQAGLGSNDPYVKAALSGPNGTTRTPQEAAAFLIKNTKLTDPAFVSDLATRPGSISSSGDPLLTLALIGLPRYRAAAQQAQQLSQRQEVLHGQLGRMLYQVYGTAVPPDATFSLRINDGIVKSYDYNGTKAPIFTTFAGLYDRNYSFNDKAPWNLPARWKNPPLALLKQPMCFISTNDIIGGNSGSPIINQNREAVGLIFDGNIESLPGEFIFVPEANRSISVHTAGIIAAMRYIYKADRLVTELTGAVSGNPARATSRRK; this comes from the coding sequence ATGTCTATTAAGATTATTCGTCCAGCAATTCTGACGGGCCTTTTGGCTGCCAGCCTGTCCGGACCAATGCTGGCTCAGTCAACTCAGCTATCACTGACGTTTAATCCCGACACGGTAAAAGCCGGCCCGTTTGATATGGGCAAGATGTGGACATTTGATAATCCACCCAAAGCCTATTTTCAAAAGACCTATCAGTTTACACCCGACGATAAGTGGTTTGACGAGGCCCGGCTGGCGTCGTTACGCTTTGCGGATTACTGTTCGGCCTCCTTTGTGTCGGCGAATGGGTTGGTCATGACCAACCACCACTGCGCCCGCGAATCCGGAACGGCGGTTGCCCGAAAAGGAGAGGATTTGTATGCGAACGGCTTTTTCGCCAGAACACTAGCCGACGAACGTAAGGTTGACGGCCTATTCGTGGATCAGTTGATTAAGCTGGAGGACATCACGAAACGGGTACAGGATGCCATGAACCGGGCCGGATCAGAAGCAAATCAGCTCGAAGCCCGTGAGTCCGAGTTTTCGGCCATAAAGCAGGACTACAGCGCCAAAACCGGCTGGCAGGGGCTGGAGCTGCAAACTATTACGTTCTATAACGGCGGTCGGTATGCGCTCTACGGGTTTAAGCGGTATACCGACGTGCGGCTAGTGTTTATGCCCGAACTGCAACTGGGTTTCTTCGGGGGTGATTACGATAACTTTACGTATCCGCGTTACGCTCTGGACTGTTCGTTTTTTCGGGTGTACGACAATGGGAAACCCCTGCAAACTACCCATTATTTCAAATTCAACACCAGCGAGGTACGCAGTGGCGAACCGGTTTTTGTAATCGGCAATCCGGGCAAGACCGAACGGCTCAAAACGGTTGCTGAACTCGAATTTGACCGTGATCTGCAGATACCCACCACCATTCAGTTACTGCGCAACCGGGCCGATGCGTTACGGGCCTATAATGCTACGGCAAAGAATGACAGCGTTCTGAACGAAATTCTTAGTCTGGAAAACAGCCTGAAAGCTTACGACGGTCAGTTGGCCGGCTTGCGTGATCCGTATCTGATGGCACGTAAGGCAGCCTTCGAGCGGCAGTTTAGAGCCAGTGCGGCTACCAGTAAGTTACCGGCCGAACAACTCCGGACCTGGGACGAACTGGCGGCTAATATAGGCCAGTTACGCAACCTCTTCCGGGATGCCAGTTACCTCGCTCCGGGCGAACGCACAGTGGGCGAGTTACTGACGTTTGCCAATGTTTTAATGCAGTATAGCGAACTTGCCGTTTCGCGCCCGCAGGATGCCGAACGGGCGCGGTCGCTGCTGATAACGCCTAATCTGGCCAATAGCACGCTGGAGGAAAGTTTTTTAGCTGCGCATTTAGCCGAAGCCCAGGCCGGTCTTGGCAGTAATGATCCCTATGTAAAAGCGGCCCTGAGCGGCCCCAATGGGACTACCCGAACTCCGCAGGAAGCAGCGGCCTTTCTTATTAAAAACACTAAACTCACCGATCCCGCTTTTGTGAGCGATCTGGCAACTAGGCCGGGCTCGATCAGTTCATCAGGCGACCCGCTGCTGACTCTGGCGCTTATTGGTTTGCCCCGTTACCGCGCGGCCGCCCAACAGGCTCAGCAGCTAAGTCAGCGGCAGGAAGTGCTGCACGGGCAGTTGGGCCGAATGCTCTATCAGGTGTATGGCACAGCCGTTCCACCCGATGCGACCTTTTCGTTACGTATCAACGACGGCATTGTGAAAAGCTACGATTATAACGGCACGAAAGCGCCTATCTTCACAACCTTTGCCGGTTTGTATGACCGCAACTACTCCTTCAACGACAAGGCCCCCTGGAATCTACCGGCTCGCTGGAAAAACCCGCCGTTGGCGCTGCTCAAACAGCCCATGTGCTTTATTTCAACCAATGACATTATCGGCGGCAATTCAGGAAGTCCAATCATTAATCAGAATCGGGAAGCGGTCGGGCTGATCTTCGATGGTAACATTGAAAGCCTGCCTGGCGAGTTTATCTTCGTACCGGAAGCCAACCGCAGTATTTCGGTTCACACGGCCGGGATAATTGCTGCCATGCGCTATATCTACAAAGCCGACCGGCTTGTTACCGAGCTGACAGGCGCCGTATCTGGTAATCCGGCCCGCGCAACGAGTCGAAGAAAATGA
- a CDS encoding NUDIX hydrolase, with the protein MKKQVSLDDAGKYKAWRKALTQNGITVNKIEELHVQRRHKDGGVLYALLNIDAEAPEGTKLNPICFLKGDAVSVLVVLIDDETDDRHILLVRQRRICDGSELHEHPAGMIDDDDDQPIDVAARELNEETQLDVKPDELKPLFDRPLFSATATSDEALHFFYLERRMPLAEIQTLNGRKTGADDENEHTKLYVATLPEAHRLVHNIHGIMAHLLYLQLVGDYETLRLL; encoded by the coding sequence ATGAAAAAACAGGTATCACTGGATGACGCAGGCAAATACAAAGCCTGGCGCAAAGCATTAACCCAAAACGGAATTACGGTCAATAAGATCGAAGAGCTGCACGTTCAGCGACGGCACAAGGATGGTGGCGTTTTGTATGCCCTGCTGAACATAGACGCCGAGGCACCCGAAGGCACCAAACTAAATCCGATCTGTTTCCTCAAAGGCGACGCGGTTTCGGTTCTGGTTGTCCTGATTGATGACGAAACAGACGACCGGCACATCTTGCTAGTCAGGCAGCGACGCATCTGCGACGGCTCAGAACTGCACGAACATCCGGCCGGTATGATCGACGATGACGACGATCAGCCGATTGACGTAGCGGCCCGCGAGTTAAATGAGGAAACGCAGTTAGACGTAAAGCCAGATGAATTAAAGCCGCTGTTCGACAGACCTTTGTTTTCAGCTACAGCCACAAGCGACGAAGCGCTGCACTTCTTCTATCTGGAACGACGGATGCCGCTAGCCGAGATTCAGACACTTAACGGGCGCAAAACGGGCGCTGACGACGAAAATGAGCACACTAAGCTTTACGTTGCCACGCTACCCGAAGCACACCGTCTGGTTCACAATATTCACGGTATAATGGCGCATCTGCTGTACTTACAGCTGGTCGGTGATTATGAAACACTGAGGTTATTATAA
- a CDS encoding NUDIX hydrolase, translated as MSKYKESLEDAPKFRFWKTQAEMNGLKINKVTDFYIRRRHNGEVLFAMLEVDADTPEGDKIPPALFLKGHAVSVLVCLIDKDTKEKFVVLVRQRRISDGSHTYEHPAGMVDADDAPDEVAARELGEEIGLDARANELTKLNPRLWFPSTGTSDEAMHFYFIERELPRTDILAFHHKDMGNQSEFERITTVVTSLPEAHKLVNNVNGLLIHFLYLQHVGDYETMKLL; from the coding sequence ATGAGCAAGTACAAAGAATCTCTGGAAGATGCCCCAAAGTTTCGTTTCTGGAAAACCCAGGCCGAAATGAACGGACTGAAAATCAACAAGGTCACCGATTTTTATATCCGTCGGCGGCACAATGGCGAAGTGCTGTTTGCCATGCTCGAAGTGGATGCCGATACGCCTGAGGGTGACAAAATTCCACCCGCCCTTTTTCTGAAAGGCCATGCGGTTTCGGTACTGGTATGCTTAATCGACAAAGACACAAAGGAAAAGTTTGTAGTGCTGGTCCGCCAACGCCGTATTTCGGATGGCTCGCATACGTACGAGCATCCGGCGGGCATGGTCGATGCTGATGATGCCCCCGATGAGGTAGCAGCCCGTGAACTGGGCGAAGAAATTGGTTTGGATGCCCGGGCAAATGAGCTAACTAAACTGAACCCCCGCCTGTGGTTTCCAAGTACCGGCACCAGCGACGAGGCCATGCATTTTTACTTTATCGAACGAGAACTGCCCCGGACCGACATCCTGGCGTTTCATCACAAAGACATGGGCAACCAGTCGGAGTTTGAACGCATCACAACGGTCGTAACGTCGCTGCCCGAAGCGCATAAGCTGGTTAATAACGTAAACGGACTCCTGATTCATTTTCTGTATCTGCAGCACGTTGGTGATTACGAAACGATGAAGCTGCTTTAG
- a CDS encoding NAD(P)/FAD-dependent oxidoreductase produces MLQYDKLSLNIPDTTKPRVVIIGGGFGGMNLAKSLRDTDVQVVLFDRQNYNGFWPLLYQVATAGLEADSIAEPFRKMFDDHKDFHFRMVRVNKIDPATKTVTTLIGDLRYDYLVIASGSKSNFFGNEQIQKYAFPLKTIPEALNIRSQLLQCFEQASITRDPAERQSLLNFVIAGAGPTGVEMAGSLAEMRKHVLPADYPGLDFSQMNIYVVEGLSKVLPPMSDEAGQKAQRYLEDLGVIVKLNTLVDSYDGETVTFKGGEQIKTQTLVWGAGVTGALIDGIPAESLERGRILVDPINRVQGLTDVFAIGDIAFMKTEKWPKGHPGVAQPAIQQGNHLAKNLRRMLKNEPTEPFEYFDKGSLAIVGRSRAVADLPGNIHLGGFIAWMAWLFVHIWYLVGFRSKLIVFSNWMYRLFTYQRGTRLIIRPFIRKDDKVANEIMLKNEVA; encoded by the coding sequence ATGCTGCAATACGACAAACTTTCCCTGAATATACCCGATACAACCAAGCCGCGCGTTGTCATTATCGGCGGTGGCTTCGGTGGCATGAACCTGGCCAAGAGTCTGCGCGATACCGACGTACAGGTTGTCCTGTTCGACCGGCAGAACTACAACGGATTTTGGCCGCTACTGTATCAGGTAGCCACGGCTGGCCTGGAAGCCGATTCAATTGCCGAGCCGTTCCGGAAAATGTTCGATGACCACAAGGATTTTCATTTCCGGATGGTGCGGGTCAACAAAATCGATCCGGCTACCAAAACTGTCACGACGCTGATCGGTGATCTGCGCTACGATTATCTGGTCATTGCCAGCGGCTCGAAATCCAACTTTTTTGGCAATGAGCAGATTCAGAAATATGCGTTCCCCCTCAAGACCATACCCGAGGCCTTAAACATCCGGAGCCAGCTTCTGCAGTGCTTTGAGCAGGCCAGCATTACCCGCGACCCCGCCGAGCGCCAGAGCCTGCTTAACTTTGTTATTGCGGGAGCCGGACCGACGGGCGTTGAGATGGCCGGTTCGCTGGCTGAGATGCGCAAGCACGTTCTCCCGGCCGACTATCCTGGGCTCGATTTTAGCCAGATGAACATTTACGTGGTCGAAGGCTTGAGCAAGGTCCTCCCACCCATGTCGGACGAAGCCGGCCAGAAAGCCCAGCGGTATCTGGAAGACCTGGGGGTTATTGTTAAACTCAATACGCTGGTTGACTCCTACGATGGCGAAACAGTGACGTTTAAAGGCGGGGAACAGATCAAAACGCAGACGCTCGTATGGGGCGCGGGCGTAACGGGTGCCCTCATTGACGGTATCCCGGCCGAATCCCTTGAGCGGGGCCGGATTCTGGTGGACCCCATCAACCGCGTGCAGGGCCTGACGGACGTCTTCGCCATTGGCGATATTGCCTTCATGAAAACAGAGAAGTGGCCCAAAGGTCACCCCGGCGTGGCGCAGCCCGCCATCCAGCAGGGCAATCACCTGGCTAAGAACCTGCGCCGGATGTTGAAAAACGAGCCGACCGAACCGTTCGAGTATTTCGATAAAGGCTCGCTGGCCATTGTTGGCCGAAGCCGGGCCGTGGCTGATCTGCCGGGCAACATTCACCTGGGCGGCTTTATTGCCTGGATGGCATGGCTATTCGTTCACATCTGGTATCTGGTCGGCTTCCGGAGCAAGCTGATCGTCTTTAGCAACTGGATGTACCGGTTGTTTACCTATCAGCGTGGTACGCGACTCATCATCCGGCCCTTCATCCGAAAAGATGATAAGGTCGCGAATGAAATTATGCTCAAAAACGAAGTCGCCTGA
- a CDS encoding S9 family peptidase, which yields MLKRVFLLIAVTAQVVCAQTKSKVLVTDLTRIKQISGIELSPDGQRAVYMLTTIEPNTDQKSDEYDYKTHIYLTSLKPGDSKALTHGSESARQAVWSPDGQTLAFTRSVKGKSQIFVMPLDGGEAYQLTNSPYGASAPQWSPDGKRIAFTATVSMTEMLNDTLLNPGRKTPVWSLEKPGFANNNFIKADARVKSNPDGTLAEIRAYLTKDVEDKKAKVINRLNFQSEATTEPDLSFTHLFLIEVRDGAIAKPLTRGFASVQGGNWLPNGQGLLAVTDRDSLRHPDREQDNAIVFISADGSGIRTTVLAEAGKSYSSPEISPDGKQLAFLVTPSVGVNFPQLGIATLTGAKASGVELVTFDRAAGSLAWATSALPTKGKKPVSGNTLYFTASANGGTPLYRLDPITRQVTQLTDFESGITYFDVAGNRLVLAKTEVANPSELYLADATAKAQTKLSNHNDWVVQKQLSFPQKRTYTNSLGQTVDYWIMKPAVVEAGKKYPLLLNMHGGPTAMWGPGEASMWHEFQYMCAQGYGVVYANPRGSGGYGLNFQRANIKDWGTGPAEDVLAAATDAARESWVDTARQVITGGSYAGYLTAWIVGHDNRFKAAFAQRGVYDLTTFLGEGNAWRLIPNYFAYPWEADAKVLDANSPYTFVQNIRTPLLIKHGENDLRTGIIQSEMLYKSLKILGRPVEYVRMPGATHELSRTGNVRQRIDRLLRIYEFFERYVGPDAQGLSQK from the coding sequence ATGCTAAAACGAGTCTTTCTGCTGATTGCCGTTACGGCGCAGGTTGTCTGTGCACAGACCAAATCGAAGGTTCTGGTAACGGACCTGACGCGTATCAAACAGATTAGCGGCATTGAACTGTCGCCCGATGGGCAGCGAGCCGTCTATATGCTGACGACCATCGAGCCAAATACTGATCAGAAATCCGACGAGTACGACTATAAAACCCACATCTATCTCACGAGCCTGAAACCCGGCGACAGCAAAGCGCTCACCCACGGCAGCGAGTCGGCCCGGCAGGCCGTCTGGTCTCCCGATGGCCAGACTCTGGCCTTTACGAGGTCGGTAAAAGGTAAGAGTCAGATTTTCGTGATGCCCCTGGACGGCGGAGAGGCCTACCAATTAACGAACAGCCCGTATGGCGCTTCAGCCCCGCAATGGTCGCCCGATGGCAAGCGTATTGCGTTTACAGCTACGGTTTCCATGACCGAAATGCTGAACGATACACTCCTGAACCCAGGCAGGAAGACGCCGGTATGGTCGCTCGAAAAGCCAGGCTTTGCCAATAATAATTTTATAAAAGCGGATGCCCGGGTGAAATCCAACCCTGATGGCACATTGGCAGAAATCAGGGCGTATCTGACTAAAGACGTAGAAGACAAGAAAGCTAAGGTCATCAACCGGCTCAACTTTCAGAGCGAAGCCACAACCGAGCCCGACCTGTCCTTTACGCATTTGTTTCTGATCGAAGTGCGCGATGGTGCTATAGCCAAACCCCTCACCCGTGGCTTTGCTTCTGTACAAGGGGGCAACTGGCTTCCAAACGGACAGGGTTTACTGGCCGTTACGGACCGGGATTCGCTCCGCCACCCCGATCGGGAGCAGGACAACGCGATTGTGTTCATCTCGGCTGATGGCTCAGGTATACGGACGACGGTTCTGGCCGAAGCGGGAAAAAGCTACTCGTCGCCCGAAATCTCGCCCGATGGCAAACAACTGGCGTTCCTGGTAACGCCCTCGGTAGGTGTTAATTTTCCGCAGCTTGGCATAGCAACGTTAACCGGTGCTAAAGCATCCGGCGTTGAACTCGTTACGTTCGACCGGGCAGCCGGCAGTCTGGCCTGGGCCACTTCGGCGTTACCCACTAAGGGGAAAAAACCCGTTTCGGGTAATACGCTCTACTTTACCGCTTCTGCGAACGGCGGTACTCCTCTCTATCGGCTCGATCCAATTACGCGGCAGGTTACGCAGTTAACCGATTTCGAAAGCGGCATTACGTATTTCGATGTAGCAGGTAATCGCCTGGTTCTGGCTAAAACCGAAGTAGCGAATCCTTCCGAGCTTTATCTGGCCGATGCGACCGCTAAGGCGCAGACCAAACTGAGCAATCACAACGACTGGGTAGTGCAGAAGCAGCTTAGTTTCCCCCAGAAGCGCACCTATACGAACTCGCTCGGCCAGACCGTCGACTACTGGATCATGAAACCAGCCGTAGTAGAAGCGGGCAAAAAATATCCTCTTCTGCTCAATATGCACGGCGGCCCGACGGCCATGTGGGGACCGGGTGAAGCCTCCATGTGGCACGAGTTTCAGTACATGTGTGCGCAGGGCTACGGCGTCGTCTATGCCAACCCGCGCGGATCGGGCGGTTACGGTCTCAATTTCCAGCGGGCTAACATCAAGGATTGGGGTACCGGCCCCGCCGAAGATGTTCTGGCCGCAGCTACCGACGCTGCCAGAGAATCCTGGGTTGATACCGCCCGGCAGGTCATCACGGGCGGCTCCTATGCCGGTTATCTGACGGCCTGGATTGTTGGCCATGATAACCGATTCAAAGCAGCTTTTGCGCAACGGGGCGTTTATGATCTGACGACTTTCTTGGGCGAAGGCAATGCCTGGCGGCTTATTCCTAATTATTTTGCCTATCCCTGGGAGGCTGATGCTAAGGTACTGGATGCCAACTCACCCTATACGTTTGTGCAGAACATCCGGACACCACTGCTCATCAAACATGGCGAGAATGACCTACGAACGGGTATCATTCAAAGCGAAATGCTCTATAAAAGTCTGAAGATTCTTGGCCGACCGGTTGAATACGTCCGGATGCCCGGCGCTACGCACGAATTGAGCCGAACAGGCAACGTTCGCCAGCGCATCGACCGGCTGCTGCGTATTTACGAGTTTTTTGAGCGCTACGTTGGCCCCGACGCGCAGGGTCTGTCGCAGAAGTAG